Proteins encoded by one window of Simiduia curdlanivorans:
- the gltB gene encoding glutamate synthase large subunit: MSTGLYRLDEFKDNCGFGLIAHLKGETSHRLLTTAIEALTCMTHRGGIAADGKTGDGCGLLLQKPDSFMRSLAEEAGCLPLTNVYGVGVMMLSTDAELAETQKKIVNEEIAAKGLTLAGWRQMPTDNACLGPIALESVPSFYNVFVNCEGMTDEQLNAKLFIVRRKAELRLAADVSFYVGSLNAKVMSFKGLMMPVDLPRFFLDLADKRLETAICVFHQRFSTNTLPRWPLAQPFRLLAHNGEINTITANRNWSVARTPKFQTNLLPELNEITPLVNRTGSDSSSLDNMLEVLLAGGMELHRAVRMLVPPAWQNVEHMDPDLRAFYEYNSMHMEPWDGPAGLVITDGRYAVCTLDRNGLRPSRYVITKDDFITVASEVGVHGYKPEDVVAKGRLGPGQMLSIDTETGKLFFSEDIDKMLKDAQPYKQWLSKRATRLRADYNGPAIDNQFTMDEFFRHQKLFQVTFEERDQVIRPLAEGGQEAVGSMGDDTPMAVLSEKERCLYDFFRQQFAQVTNPPIDPLRESIVMSLETCLGAEKSVFEHVEDHADRLILSSPVLTWAKCDYILKFDKPGYRVRKFSLYFDPAQKDLRQAIVDLCDEVEAAVREGTVIAVLSDRDVETDKLPIHALLATGAVHARLVKTGLRCNSNIIADTATARDSHQIACLIGYGATAVHPYLSYSVINHLIQTGEMLDDAATAQKRYVTAICKGLLKILSKMGISTVASYRGAYLFEIIGLNSDVVDLCFPETPSRIEGAGFDDLQSDVVKLLSYANKARKPIQPGGLLKYMHGQEYHAFNPDVVQTLQKAVQTGDYSVWRDYAGLVNDRPTATLRDLLKIKDNITPVPLDEVESVASIVKRFDSAAMSLGALSPEAHEALAQAMNTLGGRSNSGEGGEDPARHGTIKSSKIKQVASGRFGVTPEYLVNGEVLQIKVAQGAKPGEGGQLPGGKVNALIARLRYSVPGVTLISPPPHHDIYSIEDLAQLIYDLKQVNPDALVSVKLVSRPGVGTIAAGVAKAYADLITISGYDGGTAASPITSIRYAGSPWELGLSETHQMLRANNLRGKVRVQTDGGLKSGLDVVKAAMLGAESFGFGTAPMVALGCKYLRICHLNNCATGVATQNDRLRRDHYIGTVDMAMNFFKFMAEETREWMARLGVRTLEELVGRVDLLETIEGRTKRQSQLDLSPVIYSDDFLASKPQTCQQARNQPFDEGQLAETMVATLLPAIEAKSGGEFAFRVTNCDRSIGARLSGEIAKRHGNLGMSDSPIKLKLTGVAGQSFGVWNAGGLELYLEGDANDYVGKGMAGGKLVIRPPKISSFKSQETSIIGNTCLYGATGGKLFAAGTAGERFAVRNSGVQAVVEGAGDHCCEYMTGGVVAVLGKVGVNFGAGMTGGFAYVLDIERSFSDRYNRELVEIARINNEELEAHQTHLQQIIEEFVAETGSEWGQYLLDNFTDLIGKFWLVKPKAASLDGLLKQTVASPQ, translated from the coding sequence ATGAGCACTGGCCTGTACCGGTTAGACGAGTTCAAAGACAACTGTGGCTTTGGCTTGATTGCCCACTTAAAAGGTGAAACCAGCCACCGGTTGCTAACAACGGCTATCGAAGCTTTGACCTGCATGACGCACCGCGGTGGCATTGCTGCCGACGGTAAAACCGGTGACGGCTGCGGGTTGCTACTGCAAAAGCCAGACAGTTTCATGCGTTCGTTGGCTGAAGAAGCCGGTTGTTTGCCCTTGACCAATGTCTACGGTGTTGGCGTGATGATGCTCAGCACCGATGCCGAGCTCGCCGAAACACAAAAGAAAATTGTTAATGAAGAGATTGCCGCCAAGGGCTTGACCCTTGCGGGTTGGCGCCAGATGCCAACGGACAATGCCTGCCTCGGGCCGATTGCTTTGGAATCAGTGCCGTCTTTTTATAATGTGTTCGTCAATTGTGAGGGCATGACTGACGAGCAATTGAATGCCAAGCTATTTATTGTTCGCAGGAAAGCAGAGCTGCGTTTGGCGGCGGATGTAAGCTTCTATGTGGGTAGCCTCAATGCCAAGGTGATGTCCTTTAAAGGCTTAATGATGCCGGTAGACTTGCCGCGCTTCTTTTTGGACCTAGCGGACAAGCGTTTAGAGACGGCGATCTGTGTATTCCACCAGCGCTTCTCGACCAATACCTTGCCTCGTTGGCCTTTGGCGCAGCCCTTTAGATTGTTGGCGCACAACGGTGAAATTAACACCATCACCGCGAACCGCAATTGGTCTGTGGCGCGCACGCCAAAATTTCAAACCAATTTATTGCCCGAGCTGAATGAAATCACGCCCCTGGTAAACCGCACCGGTTCTGACTCATCGAGTTTGGATAATATGCTCGAAGTGTTACTCGCCGGTGGTATGGAGTTACACCGCGCCGTGCGCATGTTAGTGCCGCCAGCGTGGCAAAACGTCGAGCATATGGACCCAGATTTACGCGCCTTCTACGAATATAACTCCATGCACATGGAGCCGTGGGATGGCCCGGCCGGTTTGGTTATTACCGACGGCCGCTACGCGGTGTGTACCTTAGACCGCAACGGTTTGCGCCCGTCGCGTTATGTCATCACTAAAGATGATTTTATTACCGTCGCCTCGGAAGTGGGCGTACACGGCTATAAGCCTGAAGACGTTGTGGCCAAAGGTCGTTTAGGCCCTGGGCAAATGCTCTCGATCGACACTGAGACGGGCAAGCTATTTTTTAGTGAAGACATCGATAAGATGTTAAAAGACGCGCAGCCCTATAAGCAGTGGCTGTCAAAGCGTGCCACCCGTTTACGCGCCGATTACAATGGCCCGGCGATTGATAATCAGTTCACCATGGACGAGTTCTTCCGCCACCAAAAGTTATTCCAAGTAACCTTTGAAGAGCGCGATCAGGTCATTCGTCCCTTGGCCGAAGGTGGTCAAGAAGCTGTCGGTTCTATGGGCGACGATACGCCTATGGCCGTGCTATCGGAAAAAGAGCGCTGTTTATACGATTTCTTCCGCCAGCAGTTTGCGCAAGTGACGAATCCGCCAATAGATCCGCTACGCGAATCTATTGTGATGTCGCTAGAAACCTGTTTGGGCGCAGAGAAGTCCGTGTTCGAGCATGTGGAAGATCACGCTGATCGCTTGATCTTGTCATCGCCGGTATTAACCTGGGCTAAGTGCGACTATATTTTAAAGTTCGACAAGCCAGGTTACCGGGTTCGCAAGTTCAGTTTGTATTTCGATCCTGCGCAAAAAGATTTGCGCCAGGCCATTGTCGATTTATGTGATGAAGTTGAAGCCGCGGTGCGCGAAGGCACGGTGATCGCCGTACTGTCTGATCGCGATGTGGAAACGGATAAACTGCCGATTCACGCCTTGTTGGCGACCGGTGCCGTGCATGCGCGCTTGGTAAAAACCGGCCTGCGCTGTAACTCCAATATTATTGCCGACACCGCGACTGCGCGTGATTCGCATCAAATTGCCTGTTTGATTGGCTATGGTGCCACCGCCGTTCACCCCTACCTGAGTTACAGTGTCATCAATCACTTAATTCAAACCGGTGAAATGCTCGACGATGCCGCCACCGCGCAGAAGCGTTATGTGACGGCTATCTGTAAAGGCCTGTTGAAAATTCTCTCCAAGATGGGTATCTCAACGGTGGCCTCCTATCGCGGTGCCTACTTGTTTGAAATTATCGGTCTGAACTCGGACGTGGTTGATTTGTGTTTCCCCGAAACGCCGAGCCGCATTGAAGGCGCTGGTTTTGACGATTTGCAATCCGATGTGGTTAAACTTTTAAGTTACGCCAACAAAGCCCGCAAACCTATCCAGCCAGGCGGTTTACTCAAATATATGCACGGCCAGGAGTATCACGCCTTTAACCCGGATGTTGTGCAGACGCTGCAAAAGGCCGTGCAAACCGGTGACTACAGTGTATGGCGCGACTACGCCGGTTTGGTCAACGATCGGCCCACCGCCACACTGCGCGATCTCTTGAAAATCAAAGACAACATCACTCCCGTGCCCTTGGACGAAGTGGAATCTGTGGCATCGATTGTTAAGCGCTTCGACTCAGCCGCTATGTCCTTAGGTGCCTTATCGCCCGAGGCGCACGAGGCTTTAGCGCAGGCGATGAACACCTTAGGCGGTCGCTCGAACAGCGGCGAAGGCGGGGAAGATCCCGCGCGCCACGGCACCATTAAATCGTCGAAAATTAAGCAGGTTGCGTCCGGCCGCTTTGGTGTTACGCCTGAGTATTTGGTTAACGGTGAAGTACTGCAAATCAAAGTGGCGCAGGGCGCCAAGCCCGGCGAAGGCGGGCAGTTGCCCGGTGGTAAAGTTAATGCGTTGATTGCGCGCTTGCGTTACTCAGTGCCAGGCGTGACCTTAATTTCTCCGCCGCCGCATCACGATATTTATTCGATTGAAGATTTGGCGCAGCTCATTTACGACCTGAAGCAAGTTAACCCAGACGCGTTGGTGTCGGTTAAATTGGTGTCGCGCCCTGGCGTTGGTACTATTGCGGCGGGTGTTGCTAAAGCCTATGCGGATTTAATTACTATTTCTGGTTATGACGGCGGTACCGCAGCCAGCCCGATCACGTCTATTCGCTACGCTGGCTCGCCTTGGGAGTTGGGCCTGTCTGAAACCCATCAGATGCTGCGCGCCAATAATTTGCGCGGCAAGGTGCGGGTGCAAACCGACGGCGGCTTAAAGTCTGGCTTGGATGTTGTTAAAGCGGCAATGTTAGGCGCGGAAAGCTTTGGCTTCGGTACGGCGCCCATGGTGGCCTTAGGTTGTAAGTATTTACGCATCTGCCATTTGAATAACTGTGCTACCGGCGTGGCAACGCAAAACGATAGATTGCGACGCGATCACTATATCGGTACCGTCGATATGGCGATGAACTTCTTTAAATTTATGGCGGAAGAAACTCGCGAGTGGATGGCGCGCCTAGGCGTTCGCACACTTGAGGAGCTTGTCGGCCGGGTTGATTTATTGGAGACCATTGAAGGTCGAACCAAACGTCAATCACAGTTAGATTTAAGCCCAGTAATTTATAGCGATGATTTTTTAGCGTCCAAACCTCAAACCTGCCAGCAGGCGCGTAACCAGCCCTTTGATGAAGGTCAGCTGGCCGAGACGATGGTGGCGACCTTGTTGCCCGCTATTGAAGCGAAAAGCGGTGGCGAGTTTGCGTTTAGGGTTACCAACTGCGACCGCTCCATTGGCGCGCGTTTGAGTGGTGAAATTGCCAAGCGCCACGGCAATTTGGGTATGAGTGATAGCCCCATCAAGCTAAAACTCACCGGTGTGGCGGGTCAAAGTTTTGGCGTGTGGAATGCCGGTGGTTTGGAGTTGTACTTGGAGGGCGACGCCAACGATTATGTGGGCAAGGGTATGGCCGGTGGTAAGTTGGTTATTCGTCCGCCGAAAATTTCCTCGTTCAAGTCACAGGAAACCTCGATTATTGGCAACACCTGTTTATACGGTGCAACCGGCGGAAAATTGTTTGCTGCGGGCACGGCGGGCGAGCGCTTCGCTGTGCGCAACTCGGGTGTGCAGGCTGTGGTGGAAGGGGCAGGCGATCACTGCTGCGAATACATGACCGGTGGTGTTGTTGCGGTGCTTGGAAAAGTAGGCGTGAACTTTGGCGCCGGTATGACCGGTGGTTTCGCCTATGTGCTCGATATTGAGCGCAGCTTCTCAGATCGCTATAACCGCGAGTTGGTCGAAATTGCGCGTATCAACAATGAAGAGTTGGAAGCGCATCAAACGCACTTGCAGCAAATTATTGAAGAATTTGTTGCCGAAACCGGTAGCGAGTGGGGCCAATATTTATTGGATAACTTCACCGACCTGATTGGCAAGTTCTGGCTGGTTAAGCCGAAGGCCGCGAGCTTGGATGGTTTGCTCAAGCAAACTGTTGCAAGCCCGCAGTAA